The DNA region CAGCCTGGGCGTCCTGCGTCAGGCCACCCCCCGCTGGCTGGCGGATCCGGCCCTGCGCCCGATGGTGCTGGCGATCCAGCCGGCCCAACCCAAACATGGCGGCGACGGCGCGCTGTATGTCTTGATCAAAAGGCGGCGCGACCGTAAGGACTAGAGCGCGATCGCTTCGGACGAAATCGTCCGAAGCGTGAATCGTACGAGAAATCAAAAGGCTAAAGCCCATCCGATGCTTATGGAAGCATTGGAGGGCTTTAGGTCCCACACAGTCAGGGACTCCACATGACCCCGTTCGGCGAACGGGTCCGGTCGCTGCGCGACGCCAGGGGCGTGACGCTGAAGCAGATGGCGACGGACCTGTCCATCTCGTCCGCCTATCTGTCGGCGCTGGAACATGGCAAGCGCGGCCAGCCCTCGCCCCAGCTGGTGCGCCAGATCTGCGCCTATTTCGACATCATCTGGGACGAGGCGGAGGAGCTGGAGCGGCTGGCGGATCTGTCCCACCCGCGCGTGACCGTCGACACCGCCGGCCTCAGCCCACGGGCGACGGAGCTGGCCAACCTGCTGTCGGAACGGATCGGCGAGCTGGACGAGGAGCGGATCGACGCGATTCTGGCGATCCTGGACGCGGTGCCGCCGAAGAAGGGAACGCGGCGGCGGACGGTGATGCGGCGGCGGTAACGGAGGACTGTCGGCGCCCCCACCTGTCCTCCCCCGTCAAGCGCCCGTCCCCGTCAAGCCTTGCCGATCATCCGCCCCAGATCGCGGCCGGCGAACAGGTGGATGTGCAGATGCGGCACTTCCTGGTGCGCCGCCTCGCCGCAATTGGACAGGATGCGGTAACCGGGACCGTCGGCGCCGACCAGACGGGCGACCTCGCCAACCGCGCGGAACAGGCCGGCGATCTCGGCTTCCGACGCGTTGGCGGTGAAATCATCCATGTCGACATAGGCGCCCTTCGGGATCACCAGCACATGGGTCGGCGCCTGCGGCTCGATGTCGTGGAAGGCGAGCGCATGGTCGGTCTCATGCACCGTCCTGCACGGGATTTCGCCGCGCAGGATGCGGGCGAACACGTTGTTTGCGTCATAGCTCTTGGCCATCGCATGCGTCCTCTTGCTGGGGTGTCCCGCGCAAAGCCCCACTCAAGCTTTACGGGACTTCTTCTCGTCGATGCCGCTGGTGCCCTCGCGGTGGGCGAGCCTGCTCCAGACCTCCGCCGGATCCAACCCGGCATCGGCCCACAGCACCAGCAGGTGATAGAGCAGGTCGGCGGATTCGGCGGCCAGCGCCGCCTTGTCGCCGCGCACCGCCTCCAGGATGGCCTCCACCGCCTCCTCGCCCACCTTCTGGGCGATCTTGGCGGTGCCGCGGCTGTAAAGCTTGGCGGTGTAGGAGGTCTCCGGATCCGCCCCCTTGCGGGCGAGCACGGTGACGTAGAGCCGGTCCAGCACCTCGGCGGACAGGGGGGCGGACAAGGGGGCGGACAAGGGGGCCGACTGGGCGGCGGTCTTCTTGTCAGCCATTTCCCGCCTCCACCGCGCGGGCCGGGCGCACCGGGATGCCGGCCGCGCTCAACGCCGCCTTAGCCTGCCCGATGGTGTAGGTGCCGAAATGGAAGATCGAGGCGGCGAGCACGGCGGTGGCATGACCCTCGCGGATGCCTTCGACCAGATGGTCGAGCGTGCCGACGCCGCCGGACGCGATCACCGGGACGCGGATCGAATCCGCCACGGTCCGCGTCAATTCCAGGTCGAAGCCGCTCTTGGTGCCGTCGCGGTCCATCGAGGTCAGCAGGATTTCGCCCGCCCCCAGCGATTCCATCCGCTTGGCCCATTCCACCGCGTCGATGCCGGTGGCGTTGCGCCCGCCATGGGTGAAGACCTCCCATTTGCCGGGAGCCACCTTCTTAGCGTCGATGGCGACGACGATGCACTGGGCGCCGAATTTCTCGGCCCCCTCGCGCACGAACTCCGGACGGTGGATCGCCGCGGTGTTGATCGACACCTTGTCGGCGCCGGCCAGCAGCAGCTTGCGGATGTCGTCGACCGTGCGCACGCCGCCGCCGACGGTCAGCGGCATGAAGACCTGCTCCGCCGTCCGCCGCACCACGTCGAAGATGGTGTCGCGGTTCTCATGGCTGGCGGTGATGTCGAGGAAGGTCAGCTCGTCGGCCCCCTCGCGGTCATAGACGCGGGCCTGTTCCACCGGATCGCCGGCATCGACCAGATCGACGAAATTGACCCCCTTCACCACCCGGCCGTCCTTGACGTCCAGGCAGGGGATGACGCGCATCTTCAGCATCAGTCGGCATCCTCGACGGCGGGGGCGGACAGCAGGGCCAGCGCCTCCTTGGGGTCGATCCGGCCGTCATACAGCGCGCGGCCGCAGATCACGCCCTCGATCCCGGTATCCTCCTCGACCTTCAGCGCCTTCAGATCCTCGATGGAGGACACGCCGCCCGACGCGATCACCGGCGTCGTCAGGTGGAAGGCGAGGTCGGAGGTGGATTCGACATTCACGCCGCCCATGGCGCCGTCGCGGTTGATGTCGGTGTAGATGATGGCGGCGACGCCGCAATCCTCGAACTTCAGCGCCAGATCCAGCGCCTTGATGTCGGAGGTCTCGGCCCAGCCGGCCACCGCGACATAGCCTTCGCGCGCGTCGATCCCCACCGCGACCCTGCCCGGGAACTCGCGGCAGGCCGCCTTCACCAGCTCCGGATCGCGCAGCGCCACCGTGCCCAGGATGACGCGGCTGATGCCCTTCTCCAGCCACATGCCGATGGTCTCCAGATCGCGGATGCCGCCGCCGAGCTGGACCGGGATGGTGACCGATTTCAGGATGCTCTCGACCGCGGCGCCGTTCACCGGCTTGCCTTCGAAGGCGCCGTTGAGATCGACCAGATGCAGCCATTCGAAGCCCTGGCTCTGGAACAGGCGGGCCTGTTCGCCGGGATCGGTGTTGAAGACCGTGGCCTGGCTCATCTCGCCGCGCAGCAGGCGGACGCAGGCACCGTCCTTGAGGTCGATGGCGGGGTAGATGATCATCGCGGGCGTCTTCCTATGGCGTTGCTGGCCTTTATTGGGCGGGCGGTTATTGGGCGGGCGGCTGTGGGGCCGGCTCAAGGTCTTTGCAGTAGAAATGTCCGGCAAGCGGCTTGCCCTGCACCAGCGCGTAGAAGGGATGGGTGCCCCAGCGCCTGAAGCCGAGCGATTCATAGAGCGCGATGGCCGCCTCCTGCGTTTCGCGGACGTCGAGGTTCAGCACCTTGAAACCGACCGCGCGCGCTTCCTCCACCACCGCCTGGATCAGCCGGCGGGCGAGGCCGTGGCCGCGCGCCCAGGGGGCGACGAAGCTGGTGGTCAGCTGGGCGGCGTGGGCCTGCGCCTCGTTGTTGCGCGCCGGCTTGACCAGCTGGGCGGATCCGGCCACCACCCCATCCAGGCGGGCGATGAACAGCACGCGTTCCGGCACCATCAGCACGCCCTTCCAGTAGCGCTCCATCACGTCGCGCGGCGGCGGCGCGACCCAGCCGAAGCCGCCGCCGGCGCGAATGGCGTCGTCGGCCGCGTCGCACAGGTCGTGCAGGTCGGCGGTCTTCAGGGCATCCGCCTTGTCGATGGCGATCTCGGCCATCGGCTCAGACCTTCCAGCGCAGGAAATTGGCGATCAGCGCCAGACCGGTCGCCTGGCTCTTTTCCGGATGGAACTGGGTGCCGACCAGATTGTCGCGCCCGACCACCGCGGCGAAGGGCCCGCCGTAATCGGCCGAGGCGATCAGCATGGCGGGATCGGCCAGCCTGAACTGGTAGGAATGGACGAAATAGGCGTGCGCCCCCTCCGGCAACCCGGCCAGCACCGGATGCGGATGGCGGACATTCAGCTCATTCCAGCCCATATGGGGGATCTTCAGGGCCGGATCCGCCGGCTCCAGCTTCACCACCTCGCCCGGAATCCAGCCCAGCCCCTCGGTCACGCCATATTCGCGCCCGCGCTCGGCCATCAACTGCATGCCGACGCAGATGCCGAGGAAGGGACGGCCGCGGCGGTGCACCACCTCCTCCAGCGCCTCGAGCATGCCGGGAACCTCCGACAGGCCGCGCTTGCAGTCGGCGAAGGCGCCGACACCGGGCAGCACGATGCGGTCGGCATGGCGGACGGCATCGGCGTCGGAGGTGACGAGGACGGTGTAGGAGGCTTCGGCTTCGCCGGCCGCGCGCTCGATCGCCTTGGCGGCGGAGCGCAGGTTGCCGGAGCCGTAATCGATCAGCGCGACCGTTTCCATGGACGTGACAAACCTTCCGATAGGACGGCGGAGGGGGGGGGCTTCAACTCCCCGCCGTCAGAGCGATCCGCCGAGCGTGCCCTTGGTGGAGGGCACGGCGTCGCGCTTGCGCGGGTCGATCTCCACCCCGGCGCGCAGCGCGCGGGCAAGCGCCTTGTAGCAGCTTTCCACGATGTGGTGATTGTTCTCGCCATACAGGTTTTCGACATGCAGCGTCACGCCGGCGGCCATGGCGAAGGCCTGGAACCATTCGCGGAACAGCTCGGTGTCGAAATCGCCGATCTTGTCGCGGGTGAAATTCACCTTCCAGATCAGGTAGGGCCGGTTGGAGAAGTCCAGCGCCACCCGCGTCAGCGTCTCGTCCATCGGGACATAGGAATGGCCGTAGCGCTGGATGCCCTTGCGGTCGCCCAGCGCCTTCGCCACCGCCATGCCGATGGCGATGCCGCTGTCCTCGGTGGTGTGGTGATAATCGATGTGCAGGTCGCCGTCGGCCAGCACCGTCAGGTCCATCAGGCTGTGGCGCGACAGCTGTTCCAGCATATGGTCGAGGAAGCCGATCCCCGTCTTGACG from Azospirillum sp. B510 includes:
- a CDS encoding helix-turn-helix domain-containing protein: MTPFGERVRSLRDARGVTLKQMATDLSISSAYLSALEHGKRGQPSPQLVRQICAYFDIIWDEAEELERLADLSHPRVTVDTAGLSPRATELANLLSERIGELDEERIDAILAILDAVPPKKGTRRRTVMRRR
- a CDS encoding histidine triad nucleotide-binding protein — translated: MAKSYDANNVFARILRGEIPCRTVHETDHALAFHDIEPQAPTHVLVIPKGAYVDMDDFTANASEAEIAGLFRAVGEVARLVGADGPGYRILSNCGEAAHQEVPHLHIHLFAGRDLGRMIGKA
- a CDS encoding phosphoribosyl-ATP diphosphatase, whose protein sequence is MADKKTAAQSAPLSAPLSAPLSAEVLDRLYVTVLARKGADPETSYTAKLYSRGTAKIAQKVGEEAVEAILEAVRGDKAALAAESADLLYHLLVLWADAGLDPAEVWSRLAHREGTSGIDEKKSRKA
- the hisF gene encoding imidazole glycerol phosphate synthase subunit HisF, which encodes MLKMRVIPCLDVKDGRVVKGVNFVDLVDAGDPVEQARVYDREGADELTFLDITASHENRDTIFDVVRRTAEQVFMPLTVGGGVRTVDDIRKLLLAGADKVSINTAAIHRPEFVREGAEKFGAQCIVVAIDAKKVAPGKWEVFTHGGRNATGIDAVEWAKRMESLGAGEILLTSMDRDGTKSGFDLELTRTVADSIRVPVIASGGVGTLDHLVEGIREGHATAVLAASIFHFGTYTIGQAKAALSAAGIPVRPARAVEAGNG
- the hisA gene encoding 1-(5-phosphoribosyl)-5-[(5-phosphoribosylamino)methylideneamino]imidazole-4-carboxamide isomerase encodes the protein MIIYPAIDLKDGACVRLLRGEMSQATVFNTDPGEQARLFQSQGFEWLHLVDLNGAFEGKPVNGAAVESILKSVTIPVQLGGGIRDLETIGMWLEKGISRVILGTVALRDPELVKAACREFPGRVAVGIDAREGYVAVAGWAETSDIKALDLALKFEDCGVAAIIYTDINRDGAMGGVNVESTSDLAFHLTTPVIASGGVSSIEDLKALKVEEDTGIEGVICGRALYDGRIDPKEALALLSAPAVEDAD
- a CDS encoding GNAT family N-acetyltransferase; the encoded protein is MAEIAIDKADALKTADLHDLCDAADDAIRAGGGFGWVAPPPRDVMERYWKGVLMVPERVLFIARLDGVVAGSAQLVKPARNNEAQAHAAQLTTSFVAPWARGHGLARRLIQAVVEEARAVGFKVLNLDVRETQEAAIALYESLGFRRWGTHPFYALVQGKPLAGHFYCKDLEPAPQPPAQ
- the hisH gene encoding imidazole glycerol phosphate synthase subunit HisH, whose translation is METVALIDYGSGNLRSAAKAIERAAGEAEASYTVLVTSDADAVRHADRIVLPGVGAFADCKRGLSEVPGMLEALEEVVHRRGRPFLGICVGMQLMAERGREYGVTEGLGWIPGEVVKLEPADPALKIPHMGWNELNVRHPHPVLAGLPEGAHAYFVHSYQFRLADPAMLIASADYGGPFAAVVGRDNLVGTQFHPEKSQATGLALIANFLRWKV
- the hisB gene encoding imidazoleglycerol-phosphate dehydratase HisB, which encodes MDQTPINGGRRASIERNTTETRIRVSLNLDGSGVYDVKTGIGFLDHMLEQLSRHSLMDLTVLADGDLHIDYHHTTEDSGIAIGMAVAKALGDRKGIQRYGHSYVPMDETLTRVALDFSNRPYLIWKVNFTRDKIGDFDTELFREWFQAFAMAAGVTLHVENLYGENNHHIVESCYKALARALRAGVEIDPRKRDAVPSTKGTLGGSL